A single window of Senegalia massiliensis DNA harbors:
- a CDS encoding EFR1 family ferrodoxin (N-terminal region resembles flavodoxins. C-terminal ferrodoxin region binds two 4Fe-4S clusters.), protein MYFSATGTTKKLLDEIADKLLKNIDILNGDRIDFTLPDIRKNSVLFSKNDILLIGVPVYAGRVPNVLLKYLNSIKGERSKAIPIVLYGNRNYDDALIELNDILSNNGFDVIAAASFIGEHSFSYTLAKNRPDASDLSIARDFGDEIYNKIKNNIDKDLNIKGINPYRTYYIPKDEVGNPVDIRRVIPKTNKTCIDCKICVEICPMGSIDYQDVSTLNGICIKCGACIKRCPTNSKYFDNEGYLRHKRELEDEFKERKSPDIFI, encoded by the coding sequence ATGTATTTTAGTGCTACTGGTACGACTAAAAAATTGTTGGATGAAATAGCAGACAAGTTGTTAAAGAATATAGATATATTAAATGGAGATAGAATTGACTTTACATTACCAGATATAAGAAAAAATAGTGTTTTATTTTCTAAAAATGACATACTTTTAATAGGGGTTCCAGTATATGCAGGAAGAGTACCAAATGTACTTTTGAAATATTTAAACTCTATAAAAGGTGAAAGAAGCAAAGCTATCCCCATAGTTCTATATGGAAATAGAAATTATGATGATGCTTTAATAGAGTTAAATGATATATTAAGTAATAATGGATTTGATGTAATAGCTGCTGCAAGCTTTATAGGAGAGCACAGTTTTTCTTATACTTTAGCAAAGAATAGACCAGATGCTAGTGACTTATCTATTGCTAGAGATTTTGGAGATGAAATATATAATAAAATAAAAAACAATATAGATAAAGATCTAAATATAAAAGGAATTAATCCTTATAGAACATATTATATTCCAAAGGATGAAGTAGGAAACCCAGTAGATATAAGAAGGGTTATACCTAAAACTAATAAGACATGCATAGATTGTAAAATATGTGTGGAAATTTGCCCTATGGGTTCAATTGATTATCAAGATGTAAGTACCCTAAATGGAATATGTATAAAATGTGGGGCATGTATAAAGAGATGTCCAACTAACTCAAAATACTTTGATAATGAAGGATACTTAAGGCATAAAAGAGAACTTGAAGATGAATTTAAAGAGAGGAAATCACCTGATATTTTTATATAA
- a CDS encoding helix-turn-helix domain-containing protein has protein sequence MMAKRKMSLNELSDRVGITNSNLSILKNNKARAIRFSTLEAICKELKCQPGDILEYKEAED, from the coding sequence ATGATGGCTAAAAGAAAGATGAGCCTTAACGAATTATCAGATAGGGTTGGTATTACAAATTCGAATTTATCAATACTCAAAAACAACAAAGCAAGAGCCATTAGATTTTCAACATTAGAAGCAATTTGCAAAGAGCTAAAATGTCAACCAGGTGATATACTTGAATATAAAGAGGCTGAGGACTAA
- a CDS encoding universal stress protein, producing MKKILVATDGSNNSKKALLEAKKLAEALDAKLEILSVVQNLMITPYVTEQYYNAEINESLIQSGETILEESLKLFDDFKGEVKTKLRKGNPGDEIIKEVEEENYDLVVMGSRGLGAFSRAMVGSVSHKVLNHVKTNVLIVK from the coding sequence ATGAAGAAGATTTTAGTTGCAACAGATGGTTCAAATAATTCTAAAAAAGCATTACTTGAAGCTAAGAAATTAGCAGAAGCATTAGATGCAAAATTAGAGATACTAAGTGTAGTGCAAAATCTAATGATAACTCCTTACGTGACAGAACAATACTATAATGCAGAAATAAATGAAAGCTTAATTCAGTCAGGAGAAACTATTTTAGAAGAATCATTAAAATTATTTGATGATTTCAAAGGAGAAGTAAAAACTAAATTGAGAAAAGGAAATCCTGGAGACGAAATAATAAAAGAAGTAGAAGAAGAAAATTATGATTTAGTTGTAATGGGAAGTAGAGGACTTGGAGCTTTTTCAAGAGCAATGGTTGGAAGTGTTTCACATAAAGTTTTAAATCATGTAAAAACTAATGTGTTAATAGTT
- a CDS encoding DUF2975 domain-containing protein: MKNKKRIRFLNGLLNIILAFTILLFIILIVSQFYTENSSIRNIILEILLGLIFYGGYFMITFTLKKILKSVRDKTPFNLDNIMYFKRIGYYIFIVGVIDAIINYPKPTNLGFEIMSTQYGSLKPIFFLYLVLSILSLILSDVFRMAMEIKEENDLTV; the protein is encoded by the coding sequence ATGAAAAACAAAAAAAGAATTAGATTTTTAAATGGACTTCTTAATATTATATTAGCATTCACTATTTTACTTTTTATAATTTTAATCGTTTCTCAGTTTTATACAGAAAATAGTAGTATAAGAAATATTATTTTAGAAATATTATTAGGTTTAATATTTTATGGTGGGTATTTTATGATTACATTTACGTTGAAAAAGATTTTAAAGTCAGTAAGAGACAAAACTCCTTTTAACCTTGATAACATTATGTATTTCAAAAGAATTGGTTATTATATCTTTATTGTTGGAGTTATAGATGCTATTATAAATTATCCTAAGCCAACCAACTTAGGATTTGAAATTATGTCAACACAATATGGTTCTTTAAAGCCTATATTTTTCTTATATTTAGTTCTAAGTATTTTATCTCTTATATTAAGTGATGTATTTAGAATGGCTATGGAAATTAAAGAAGAAAATGATTTAACAGTATAG